A section of the Rhizobium sp. BG4 genome encodes:
- a CDS encoding helix-turn-helix transcriptional regulator has translation MYLRRVERGWSQEKLAAKVFAREKEGKLTSNRKSRIADEDHDPASRRTEISALESGSTANPQAVTIRKYARALGITPGEIANCRAQAERDSNNEASRLLRASDEILNPQIGSQLSFAPIALCAVPDRLTNVGGLVTWKRMSAGTYAPRPHVLMHLLTEFKAWSETIDSALALGDAPVFWVDGRSGDGKSVALLQLAHHLLSEGPDRKLFQLATPERISDLLHFLTHAQPAQTLNLIVVDDPHRLVDTESWNQAITACATAGTLRFAFLACGTTPESKEFENRSPSTKITRCMVPSVSSTDRTELAIWFGHEDSKIEVADNSLLVEFLFELSIGEPISNFARKFGERLRSVGLLEGVSSALVANILDLFAPNTLLKNARQIALIRQMAEVDHLHFEFGNSLEVAGFRIVHGRIAWRLFEIWAMGGTSHSIVDFLAEHLATLIEAVPKRNVNYIRAVLNSIEQTLLTKTGGGDKKNDISMSILIMSKLVYLIRSNSDSRSYIIQRSLHLLNHPKMAASQRKDISEANERIIEAAKIEIEAEETKTAQKSAIYAYLIYCPLLAKHEQEMYAERFMELLAREPEQTLGALSRFAQGMPREYLDKLINWMESSPPYAQKVDAAVQIVARFQKEPRVIDLSILIAQTHEHVLNLGFLLNSLISTQERQNEVVALAVEWIEVNWNSKYCGGILSAALRATNGRYDIVALALSWVAENPYAVSSSNVFATLLSVVGGTTSVIAEAMNWLKLNDHLAGCANIFAGLIGVTKGSPEIVALALDWVDRYHHSSCGNVLQSILELSDGGGRNNLSQAMKWVSRHPKTLSCSQILNTALRVFPADVEVQDASYIWIEANYNSRAVASLLETLLKESPNSTKLISFSLDWISHNKQYAVCGNLLRNMLNKNRGHSSIILSAVEWISRSQDHSVTRDLCRALAPCCWTGNADAELQILVARRSLQWIDLSASKVDCSLLLTELLGHVASNQDLLDYCREIIISSALLVAREPISQAAHIETIVRQLAQLFGGDDRVKNISNDIE, from the coding sequence GTGTACCTTCGGCGCGTGGAGAGGGGTTGGTCGCAGGAAAAGCTAGCGGCCAAGGTTTTCGCTCGCGAAAAAGAAGGCAAATTAACCTCTAATCGGAAGTCTCGGATCGCTGACGAAGATCATGATCCAGCTTCTAGGCGAACCGAGATCAGCGCACTAGAGAGCGGCAGCACCGCGAATCCTCAGGCCGTCACCATTCGCAAATACGCTCGAGCTTTAGGGATCACCCCAGGTGAGATTGCTAACTGCAGAGCCCAAGCTGAACGTGATTCAAATAACGAAGCAAGCCGCTTGCTCCGCGCATCCGACGAAATTCTGAATCCCCAGATTGGGAGCCAACTCTCCTTCGCACCGATCGCCCTATGCGCAGTGCCAGATCGACTTACAAACGTTGGCGGCTTGGTAACTTGGAAGCGCATGTCGGCTGGAACGTATGCCCCGAGACCACACGTTCTTATGCATTTGTTAACAGAATTCAAAGCTTGGAGCGAGACGATCGACTCAGCGCTCGCTCTAGGCGATGCACCCGTTTTCTGGGTTGATGGAAGGTCCGGCGACGGAAAATCTGTTGCCTTGCTGCAGTTGGCTCATCATTTACTAAGTGAAGGCCCAGACAGAAAGTTATTTCAGCTTGCAACTCCAGAAAGAATATCCGACCTCCTTCACTTTCTCACCCACGCCCAGCCAGCGCAAACGCTTAACCTGATTGTGGTCGACGATCCTCATCGACTCGTTGATACCGAGTCTTGGAATCAGGCAATTACGGCTTGCGCGACTGCCGGAACCCTGCGCTTTGCCTTTCTGGCTTGTGGCACAACACCGGAGAGTAAAGAGTTCGAGAATCGGAGCCCATCGACCAAAATAACTCGATGCATGGTGCCGTCCGTGTCGAGCACGGACAGGACGGAGTTGGCCATTTGGTTCGGGCACGAAGACAGCAAAATCGAAGTTGCAGATAATTCCCTTTTGGTCGAGTTTTTGTTTGAATTGAGCATCGGCGAGCCGATTTCCAACTTCGCCCGAAAATTTGGCGAGCGCCTTAGAAGCGTCGGCTTACTTGAGGGTGTATCCTCCGCATTAGTTGCAAACATCTTGGACTTGTTCGCACCAAACACCTTGCTCAAAAATGCTCGACAGATCGCACTCATTCGGCAAATGGCGGAAGTTGATCACCTGCATTTCGAGTTCGGCAATTCGCTTGAAGTCGCTGGCTTTCGAATCGTTCATGGCCGCATCGCATGGCGGCTTTTCGAAATCTGGGCGATGGGAGGAACATCGCACTCTATCGTAGATTTTCTAGCAGAACACTTGGCAACACTCATTGAAGCGGTTCCGAAACGGAACGTCAACTATATAAGGGCAGTTCTCAATTCCATTGAACAAACGCTTTTGACTAAAACTGGAGGTGGCGACAAAAAAAATGACATATCCATGTCTATTTTAATAATGTCTAAATTGGTATACTTGATAAGGTCGAATTCCGACAGTCGATCCTATATTATTCAGCGTTCACTTCATCTTCTAAACCATCCAAAGATGGCAGCAAGCCAACGTAAAGATATTTCGGAAGCAAACGAACGTATTATAGAAGCTGCAAAAATTGAAATTGAAGCAGAGGAGACCAAGACGGCACAAAAGAGCGCTATATACGCGTATCTGATCTACTGTCCACTCTTAGCCAAACATGAACAAGAAATGTATGCTGAGAGATTTATGGAGCTTCTGGCTCGTGAACCTGAGCAGACATTGGGCGCTTTGTCTCGTTTCGCACAGGGTATGCCCCGAGAATATTTAGACAAGCTTATAAATTGGATGGAAAGCTCGCCACCTTATGCGCAAAAGGTGGATGCCGCCGTGCAGATCGTTGCTCGTTTCCAAAAGGAACCACGAGTAATAGACCTTTCGATTCTTATCGCTCAGACCCATGAACATGTCTTAAACTTAGGCTTTCTACTAAATTCGCTAATATCGACTCAGGAGCGGCAGAATGAAGTTGTCGCGCTTGCCGTCGAGTGGATCGAGGTCAATTGGAACTCCAAGTATTGCGGAGGCATTCTCTCCGCAGCTCTGCGCGCTACAAACGGTAGGTATGATATCGTTGCTCTAGCACTGTCATGGGTTGCGGAAAATCCTTATGCTGTGAGTTCAAGTAACGTTTTCGCGACGCTTCTTAGTGTTGTCGGTGGGACCACTTCGGTTATTGCTGAGGCTATGAATTGGCTCAAGTTAAATGATCACCTAGCAGGATGTGCCAATATTTTTGCTGGATTGATCGGGGTCACAAAGGGAAGTCCGGAGATAGTGGCACTCGCACTTGATTGGGTTGACAGATACCACCATTCTTCCTGCGGCAACGTATTGCAGTCGATACTTGAGTTGAGCGATGGCGGCGGCAGAAATAATCTCTCACAGGCGATGAAATGGGTAAGCCGACATCCAAAAACATTATCGTGCTCTCAAATATTAAATACTGCACTCAGAGTTTTTCCCGCTGATGTGGAGGTTCAGGACGCTTCATATATTTGGATAGAGGCCAATTATAATTCGAGAGCGGTGGCGAGTTTGCTCGAGACATTACTGAAAGAATCTCCGAACAGCACAAAGCTTATTTCTTTTTCATTAGATTGGATTTCGCATAACAAGCAATATGCGGTGTGCGGAAATCTGCTGCGGAATATGCTAAACAAAAACAGAGGACACTCCAGCATTATCCTCTCAGCGGTTGAATGGATTTCGAGGTCGCAAGATCACTCCGTTACAAGAGATTTGTGTCGGGCTCTTGCGCCGTGTTGCTGGACTGGAAATGCCGACGCAGAACTACAAATCCTTGTCGCTCGGCGATCATTGCAGTGGATTGATCTGTCGGCAAGTAAAGTAGATTGCTCTCTACTACTCACTGAATTACTCGGGCATGTCGCAAGTAATCAAGATTTGCTCGATTATTGCCGTGAAATTATCATAAGTAGCGCGCTGCTGGTCGCTCGGGAGCCGATAAGTCAAGCTGCGCATATCGAGACGATTGTGAGGCAACTGGCACAGCTCTTTGGAGGCGACGATCGGGTCAAAAATATCTCTAACGATATTGAATAA
- the gshB gene encoding glutathione synthase: MAKIKNVAVQMDHVSGINIAGDSTFAMSLEAQTRGYKLFHYTPDRLSFRDGQVFASVEPMILRDVKGDHFELGAPERVDLSTMDVVLLRQDPPFDMSYITSTHLLERIHPKTLVVNDPAWVRNSPEKIFVTEFADLMPKTLITKDAAEIRRFREEMGDIILKPLYGNGGAGVFHSTKDDRNLSSLLEMFGQLFREPFIAQQYLPDVRKGDKRIILVDGEPVGAINRVPAEHDSRSNMHVGGRAEATELTAREQEICKRIGPALRERGFLLVGIDVIGDYMTEINVTSPTGIREVKKFGGADIASLLWDAIERKRA; encoded by the coding sequence ATGGCCAAGATCAAGAACGTAGCGGTCCAGATGGACCATGTTTCGGGCATCAACATCGCAGGCGATTCCACCTTCGCCATGAGCCTTGAGGCGCAGACCCGGGGCTACAAGCTCTTCCACTATACGCCCGATCGCCTGAGCTTTCGCGACGGCCAGGTCTTCGCCTCCGTCGAGCCGATGATCCTGCGCGACGTCAAGGGCGATCATTTCGAGCTCGGCGCGCCCGAGCGTGTCGATCTCTCGACCATGGATGTCGTCCTGCTCCGCCAGGATCCGCCCTTCGACATGTCCTACATCACCTCGACCCATCTTCTCGAGCGCATTCATCCGAAGACGCTCGTCGTCAACGATCCGGCCTGGGTCCGCAATTCGCCGGAGAAGATCTTCGTCACCGAATTCGCCGACCTGATGCCGAAGACGCTAATCACCAAGGATGCCGCCGAAATCCGCCGCTTCCGCGAGGAGATGGGCGACATCATCCTGAAGCCGCTCTACGGCAATGGCGGCGCCGGCGTCTTCCATTCGACCAAGGACGACCGCAACCTTTCCTCCCTGCTCGAAATGTTCGGCCAGCTCTTCCGTGAGCCCTTCATTGCCCAGCAGTACCTGCCTGACGTGCGCAAGGGCGACAAGCGCATCATCCTCGTCGATGGCGAACCCGTTGGCGCCATTAACCGCGTCCCGGCAGAGCACGACAGCCGCTCGAACATGCATGTCGGCGGCCGCGCCGAGGCGACCGAACTGACCGCACGCGAGCAGGAAATCTGCAAGCGCATCGGCCCGGCCCTGCGCGAACGCGGCTTCCTGCTCGTCGGCATCGATGTCATCGGTGACTACATGACCGAGATCAACGTCACCTCTCCGACTGGCATCCGCGAGGTCAAGAAGTTCGGCGGCGCCGATATCGCCAGCCTCCTCTGGGATGCGATCGAGCGCAAGCGCGCCTGA
- a CDS encoding cupin domain-containing protein, with translation MAWKLMLASAVAMAARTVPYAVAMPRGKSFIAHSSDHLPMKSTPINPDWIVSGDPQARTAEHSRGHDEASLTAIWDCTAGEFRWFFGWDETVMILEGEVHITAEDGTERTLRAGDVAFFAGGTWASWRVDTYVRKVAFLRKPFPKPVALAYRLRNMLRNSGQQGLAA, from the coding sequence ATGGCCTGGAAGCTTATGCTTGCAAGTGCGGTCGCGATGGCTGCGCGCACGGTGCCGTATGCCGTGGCGATGCCGCGCGGCAAATCCTTCATCGCGCATTCGAGCGATCACCTGCCGATGAAATCGACGCCCATCAATCCGGACTGGATCGTCAGCGGCGACCCGCAGGCGCGCACCGCCGAGCATTCCCGCGGCCACGACGAAGCTTCGCTGACGGCGATCTGGGACTGCACGGCAGGCGAATTCCGTTGGTTCTTCGGCTGGGACGAAACGGTGATGATCCTCGAAGGCGAAGTGCATATCACCGCTGAAGACGGAACCGAGCGCACACTTCGCGCCGGCGACGTCGCCTTCTTCGCCGGTGGCACCTGGGCCAGCTGGCGTGTCGACACCTACGTCCGCAAGGTGGCCTTCCTGCGCAAGCCCTTCCCGAAGCCCGTGGCGCTCGCCTATCGTCTTCGCAACATGCTGCGCAATAGCGGCCAGCAGGGCCTCGCCGCTTGA
- a CDS encoding sn-glycerol-3-phosphate import ATP-binding protein UgpC, whose protein sequence is MASIDVEGVGKIYQGGVKAVSDVGINIRDGEFIVLVGPSGCGKSTLLRMIAGLESISEGQVKIGSRVVNNVEPADRDIAMVFQNYALYPHMSVRQNLEYGLKNRGTPRAEIDARVAEAARMLQIEQYLERKPKALSGGQRQRVAMGRAIVRKPAVFLFDEPLSNLDAKLRVSMRGEIKRLQRRLGTTSIYVTHDQLEAMTLADRLVVLNGGHIEQIGAPLEVYHTPASTFVASFIGSPAMNLLKGELHGDKLAIGPSLIDLAGNAPTSGPVTIGMRAEDLRLAKPDEYAMPLTVEYVEELGSQRLVHGLLGDQQLTAVVSPETPMTAEMRFVIPPEKLHFFAADTGKRIGNGVAQSANVAVAAEAVQ, encoded by the coding sequence ATGGCCTCTATCGATGTAGAAGGCGTCGGCAAGATCTATCAGGGCGGCGTCAAGGCCGTTTCGGATGTCGGCATCAACATCCGCGATGGCGAGTTCATCGTCCTCGTCGGCCCGTCCGGCTGTGGCAAGTCCACGCTGTTGCGCATGATCGCCGGTCTCGAGAGCATCTCCGAAGGACAGGTGAAGATCGGCAGCCGCGTCGTCAACAATGTCGAGCCGGCTGACCGCGATATCGCCATGGTGTTCCAGAATTACGCGCTCTATCCGCATATGTCGGTGCGCCAGAATCTCGAATACGGCCTGAAGAACCGCGGGACGCCGCGGGCGGAGATCGATGCCCGCGTCGCCGAAGCCGCCCGTATGCTGCAGATCGAGCAGTATCTCGAGCGCAAGCCGAAGGCTCTTTCCGGCGGACAGCGCCAGCGCGTTGCCATGGGCCGCGCCATCGTCCGCAAGCCCGCCGTCTTCCTGTTCGATGAACCGCTGTCGAACCTCGATGCGAAGCTGCGCGTCTCCATGCGCGGCGAGATCAAGCGCCTGCAGCGCCGTCTCGGCACGACGTCGATCTACGTCACCCACGACCAGCTGGAAGCGATGACGCTGGCGGACCGCCTCGTCGTTCTGAACGGCGGCCATATCGAGCAGATCGGCGCGCCGCTCGAAGTCTATCACACGCCCGCCTCGACCTTTGTCGCGAGCTTCATCGGCTCGCCCGCCATGAACCTGCTGAAGGGTGAGCTGCACGGCGACAAGCTGGCGATCGGCCCGAGCCTGATCGATCTCGCAGGCAATGCGCCGACATCCGGCCCGGTCACCATCGGCATGCGCGCCGAAGATCTGCGCCTCGCCAAGCCGGATGAATACGCCATGCCGCTCACCGTCGAATATGTCGAAGAGCTCGGTTCGCAGCGTCTCGTCCACGGCCTGCTCGGCGACCAGCAGCTGACCGCGGTCGTCTCTCCGGAAACGCCGATGACCGCTGAAATGCGCTTCGTCATCCCGCCGGAAAAGCTCCATTTCTTTGCCGCAGATACCGGCAAGCGGATCGGCAATGGTGTTGCGCAGTCGGCGAATGTGGCTGTTGCCGCTGAAGCCGTGCAATAG
- the ugpE gene encoding sn-glycerol-3-phosphate ABC transporter permease UgpE yields MIENRPFLNVLTHFILIVGVVTVVFPVYLAFIAATHGPTDFMSGLTPLLPGDQLVANFDQLLSAGNSVAGAPPFALMLANSLLMAVLIAVGKIAISIISAFAIVYFRFPLRMVAFWIIFLTLMLPVEVRILPTYKVVADLGMLNSYPGLVIPLIASATATFLFRQFFLTIPEELMEAARVDGAGAMKFFRDILLPLSRTNIAALFIILFIYGWNQYLWPMLITTDPGYYTAVMGIKRLASVLDGDTQWNLVMAGVILAALPPVLIIIVMQRLFVKGLVETEK; encoded by the coding sequence ATGATCGAGAACCGCCCCTTTCTGAACGTCCTCACGCACTTCATCCTGATCGTCGGCGTCGTCACGGTGGTCTTCCCCGTCTACCTCGCCTTCATCGCAGCCACCCATGGTCCGACCGACTTCATGAGCGGCCTCACGCCGCTGCTTCCGGGCGACCAGCTGGTTGCCAATTTCGACCAGCTGCTGAGCGCCGGAAATTCGGTGGCCGGTGCGCCGCCTTTCGCGCTGATGCTGGCAAACAGCCTGCTGATGGCGGTGCTGATCGCCGTCGGCAAGATCGCCATCTCGATCATTTCCGCATTTGCGATCGTCTATTTCCGCTTCCCGCTGCGCATGGTCGCCTTCTGGATCATCTTCCTGACGCTGATGCTGCCGGTCGAAGTCCGCATCCTGCCGACCTATAAGGTCGTCGCCGATCTCGGCATGCTGAATTCCTATCCGGGCCTCGTCATCCCGCTGATCGCCTCGGCGACGGCAACCTTCCTGTTCCGTCAGTTCTTCCTGACGATCCCGGAAGAGCTGATGGAAGCGGCTCGCGTCGATGGCGCCGGCGCCATGAAATTCTTCAGGGATATCCTGTTGCCGCTGTCGCGCACCAATATCGCGGCGCTATTCATCATCCTCTTCATCTATGGCTGGAACCAGTATCTTTGGCCGATGCTGATCACCACCGATCCCGGCTATTACACCGCGGTCATGGGCATCAAGCGCCTGGCCTCGGTCCTGGACGGCGACACCCAATGGAACCTCGTCATGGCAGGCGTCATTCTCGCCGCCCTGCCGCCGGTCCTCATCATCATCGTCATGCAGCGCCTTTTCGTCAAAGGCCTGGTCGAAACGGAGAAGTGA
- the ugpA gene encoding sn-glycerol-3-phosphate ABC transporter permease UgpA, with protein sequence MQTKRTIFSNRVLPYFLLAPQLAVTLVFFIWPAFQAFRQSFLREDPFGMKTTFVWFANYTKLFGSSDYMNALWVTLIFSVSVTVLSMGVSLLFAVCVNRVLKSGRIYTTLLVWPYAVAPAAAGLLWWFMFNPSIGILPYILRQFGYDWNHRLDGNDAMILIVIASAWKQISYNFLFFVAGLQSVPQSVIEAASIDGAGPFKRFWTVVFPLISPTTFFLAVINVTYALFDTFPIVDSTTSGGPSQSTNTLVYKVYADGFVGLNLGPSAAQSVVLMLIVVVLTVVQFRWIEKKVQY encoded by the coding sequence ATGCAGACAAAGCGCACAATCTTCTCGAACCGCGTCCTGCCATATTTCCTTCTGGCGCCGCAGCTCGCAGTCACGTTGGTCTTCTTCATCTGGCCGGCTTTCCAGGCCTTTCGCCAGTCATTCCTGCGCGAAGATCCATTCGGCATGAAGACCACCTTCGTCTGGTTCGCCAATTACACGAAGCTGTTCGGCAGCAGCGATTACATGAACGCGCTCTGGGTGACGCTGATCTTCTCGGTCTCCGTCACCGTTCTGTCGATGGGCGTGTCGCTGCTTTTCGCCGTCTGCGTCAATCGCGTGCTGAAGAGCGGCCGCATCTATACGACGTTGCTCGTCTGGCCCTATGCGGTGGCGCCTGCGGCCGCCGGTCTCCTCTGGTGGTTCATGTTCAACCCCAGCATCGGCATCCTGCCCTATATCCTTCGCCAATTCGGCTATGACTGGAACCATCGCCTCGATGGCAATGACGCAATGATCCTCATCGTCATCGCCTCGGCATGGAAGCAGATTTCCTACAATTTCCTGTTCTTCGTCGCCGGCCTGCAATCCGTCCCACAGTCGGTGATCGAGGCCGCGTCGATCGATGGCGCCGGTCCGTTCAAGCGTTTCTGGACGGTCGTCTTCCCGCTGATTTCGCCGACGACGTTCTTCCTGGCTGTCATCAACGTCACCTATGCGCTGTTCGACACCTTCCCGATCGTCGACTCCACGACCTCTGGCGGCCCGTCGCAATCGACGAACACGCTTGTTTACAAGGTCTATGCCGATGGCTTCGTCGGTCTGAACCTTGGCCCTTCGGCCGCGCAGTCCGTCGTGCTGATGTTGATCGTCGTCGTCCTCACCGTCGTCCAGTTCCGCTGGATCGAGAAAAAAGTACAGTATTGA
- the ugpB gene encoding sn-glycerol-3-phosphate ABC transporter substrate-binding protein UgpB, whose protein sequence is MFKTFSLAAAAVVLSSSASFAATEITWWHAMGGELGQKLEQIVQKFNDSQTEYHVTPVFKGTYPETLTAAIAAFRAGQQPAIVQVFEVGTGTMMAAKGAVYPVYKLMADEGEPWDPSKFIAPVVGYYSDPEGNILSFPFNSSTPILYYNKDVFKKAGLDPEVAPKTYAELAEFSKKIVDSGAAKCGFTITYAATWLGLENFSAIHDLPYGTLQNGFGGTKAELSFNGPNQARLWTDLKKWQDAGYFQYGGPGGGPDAAPKFYSQECAIYMGSSGSRAGVINNAKAFQVGFSTLPYYDDVTKDPKNSIIGGATLWTLNGQKPEVYKGVAKFYTYLSQPEVQADWHQFSGYLPITTAAYDLGKSQGYYEKNPGSDVGLRQILRGTPSDNSKGVRFGNLTQIRDVIDQQFETVLSGKQTAQQALDEAVKEGNAILREFEEANSN, encoded by the coding sequence ATGTTCAAGACGTTTTCTCTGGCCGCCGCTGCGGTCGTATTGTCTTCGTCGGCATCCTTTGCCGCAACCGAAATCACCTGGTGGCACGCCATGGGCGGCGAGCTCGGCCAGAAGCTCGAGCAGATCGTTCAGAAGTTCAACGACAGCCAGACCGAATACCACGTCACCCCGGTCTTTAAGGGCACCTATCCGGAAACCCTGACGGCCGCTATCGCTGCTTTCCGTGCAGGTCAGCAGCCGGCTATCGTTCAGGTCTTCGAAGTCGGCACCGGCACGATGATGGCCGCCAAGGGCGCCGTTTATCCGGTCTACAAGCTGATGGCCGATGAAGGCGAGCCGTGGGATCCGTCGAAGTTCATCGCTCCCGTCGTCGGTTACTATTCCGACCCGGAAGGCAACATCCTCTCCTTCCCGTTCAACTCCTCGACGCCGATCCTCTATTACAACAAGGACGTCTTCAAGAAGGCTGGTCTTGATCCGGAAGTCGCTCCGAAGACCTATGCCGAACTGGCAGAATTCTCGAAGAAGATCGTCGATTCCGGCGCTGCCAAGTGTGGCTTCACCATCACCTACGCTGCAACCTGGCTCGGCCTCGAGAACTTCTCGGCCATCCACGACCTGCCTTACGGCACGCTGCAGAACGGCTTCGGCGGCACCAAGGCTGAGCTCAGCTTCAATGGCCCGAACCAGGCTCGTCTCTGGACCGACCTGAAGAAGTGGCAGGATGCCGGTTACTTCCAGTACGGCGGCCCGGGCGGCGGCCCCGATGCAGCTCCGAAGTTCTACTCGCAGGAATGCGCCATCTATATGGGCTCCTCGGGTTCGCGCGCTGGCGTCATCAACAACGCCAAGGCCTTCCAGGTCGGCTTCTCGACGCTGCCCTACTACGACGACGTCACCAAGGATCCGAAGAACTCGATCATCGGCGGCGCGACGCTCTGGACGCTGAACGGCCAGAAGCCGGAAGTCTACAAGGGCGTTGCCAAGTTCTACACCTACCTCAGCCAGCCGGAAGTTCAGGCTGATTGGCACCAGTTCTCTGGCTACCTGCCGATCACCACTGCTGCTTACGACCTCGGCAAGTCGCAGGGTTACTACGAAAAGAACCCGGGCTCCGACGTTGGCCTCAGGCAGATCCTGCGCGGCACGCCGTCCGACAACTCCAAGGGCGTTCGTTTCGGCAACCTGACGCAGATCCGTGACGTCATCGACCAGCAGTTCGAAACCGTGCTGTCCGGCAAGCAGACCGCCCAGCAGGCGCTCGACGAAGCCGTCAAGGAAGGCAACGCCATCCTGCGCGAATTCGAAGAAGCAAACTCGAACTAA
- a CDS encoding YraN family protein, which yields MSDSGTSVRRQKALRRGHFSEYVAALYLLMKGYRIAAFRYRTKLGEIDIIARKGDLAVFVEVKARREERVAVDAVSYAAQKRIRDASDLWLARQANSHLLSQRYDIVAVLPGRLPRHFPNAF from the coding sequence ATGAGCGATAGCGGCACGAGCGTCAGAAGACAGAAGGCGCTCCGCCGCGGACATTTCTCCGAATATGTGGCGGCGCTCTACCTGCTGATGAAGGGCTACCGCATCGCCGCTTTCCGCTATCGCACCAAGCTCGGCGAGATCGACATCATCGCCCGCAAGGGCGATCTTGCCGTTTTCGTCGAGGTTAAAGCCCGGCGTGAAGAGCGGGTCGCGGTCGATGCCGTTTCTTATGCGGCTCAGAAACGCATTCGCGATGCGAGTGATCTCTGGCTCGCCCGTCAGGCCAATAGCCACCTGCTGTCGCAGCGTTACGATATCGTTGCAGTGCTTCCGGGCCGGCTGCCCCGGCATTTCCCCAATGCCTTTTAG